The genomic window ACGCTGGGGACGACGCGCCAATGATCTGGAGGACGCCGGCCTCTCCTGGCGCGACGCCGAAACCCAGGCGTTCGTCGAGGTCTGGAACGACCTCCGCCGCGCCGGCGGTTACGCCGACCCGGACCGTTAAATCGTTGCTGGTTGTCAGTTCTCAGTTGTCAGAGATGGATGCTCCCAACTGAGAACCGAGAACCAAGAACCGACAACTATTCAGCCGGCTTACGGAAGCGGGCGAAGAAGTTCTCCTTGAGTTCGGGCTTGGGGCCGTCGGCGGACTGGAATCCGGCGGCCTCGATCTCCTTGCGGAAATCGGCCTGCCCAGCGCGGACGTGCTTGAGGATGAACTCCGAGCTTTTGCCTTCCTTGCGGTCGAACTCGATGACGATCAACGTGCCGCCGGGCCTGAGTGTCTTCTTGATCGAGGCCAACATCTGTTGGTGATCCTCGAAGTGGTGGTAGACGTCGCTCAGGAAGACGAGATCCACCGACTCCGGCTCCAGGTTCGTCCCGTTCTGCGAGCCGAGGACCGTCTTGACCTGCCTCTGACCGAGCTTCGCCGACTGGGCGTCGATGTGCTTCAGGAAGTCCTTGGAGATGTCGACGGCGTAGACGGCCCCTTCGGCTCCAACCTTCTCGGCCATCAGCCGTGTGAACAGCCCCGACCCCGCGCCGATGTCCGCGAC from Paludisphaera rhizosphaerae includes these protein-coding regions:
- a CDS encoding class I SAM-dependent methyltransferase yields the protein MDWKLGMTSATLVMFVAGAWAQEPSKGKVDPKINEQFQKKENVDRFIKSFEGHDREVSTKRDAIVAALQLKPGMAVADIGAGSGLFTRLMAEKVGAEGAVYAVDISKDFLKHIDAQSAKLGQRQVKTVLGSQNGTNLEPESVDLVFLSDVYHHFEDHQQMLASIKKTLRPGGTLIVIEFDRKEGKSSEFILKHVRAGQADFRKEIEAAGFQSADGPKPELKENFFARFRKPAE